A part of Puntigrus tetrazona isolate hp1 chromosome 21, ASM1883169v1, whole genome shotgun sequence genomic DNA contains:
- the alg13 gene encoding putative bifunctional UDP-N-acetylglucosamine transferase and deubiquitinase ALG13 isoform X5, which produces MQKALKKYFVNMDEYLASIGLYRKMMARDASCLFRAVSEQLYYSQNYHQRIRKECVNFIKANRCNFEPFVQGSFEKYLERLEDPQETTGQVEIKALSLLYRRCFVIYRYPGKPPTEIAEEDNLPKILLCCSNNGHYDIVYPKNYPVDAAVCQALLYELLYTHVLGVEEEELQVALEGFRGGGRRYRSSHSMCSEDAGYDTPEDRLQREEWESSGHSRLEDKTKAGADDQKVAEGSGKLALPYKVLKALEPELYRNVEFDVWQDSRKELQKTDYMVFAGRQYFLGDKCQVRLDPKGKYYNAFIQEVGTQTTAVTVFIEELGEKHLVPLTNLKPVNPVPAWNITPSRKGNSYNHPEQYPGEIDPELRGRRRYFKKPRGVHCPAPPPAGLAYEHYRPHHPPRPPRGYAPPRSSTRFLNRHHLIGPDLAYYPSPSKRCYQSFDNYSFRSRRSRRQMHSLNKECLSCVPEPGEETQDIEGSITFYEIEETDESAFSPIPGQAVSSSMVPGAPAYWVPRVPSPIPPPGKQPMTSSEEDPDERSNAGDQGDYSEEYIYSAAEAGYQSPSVYAAAAESTTNLTIQEGGSRAGSPPEGVATYSYSQQVVVKSSVLSSSQPINSAPAAIFTSNSSSSSTGSSQTPPNPLQPNNILTPGQPPPQGVLGRPAVPWFVNELGEPVAMAPPPPYSYDPNGSDLPRDCKVLQYYYNLGVQWYQQSYWHSVVHMQQVYPQQVAEPQFQPYPSGVPTADHTVPQAYHDPVRMCPHPQGDVASNGTPLAMESPPAVVPGTVFYPLVQEQCGQQPLHPPYDPYMPVLSTTYHYLTPWTPGASPHPRIHHTTYCPSSSHPPVNYITTTPTHPTHLPHSQFV; this is translated from the exons ATGCAGAAAGCCTTGAAGAAGTACTTTGTAAACATGGACGAGTATCTCGCCAGCATCGGGCTTTACCGAAAAATGATGGCCAGAGACGCGTCCTGCCTGTTTCGAGCTGTTTCTGAGCAG CTTTATTACTCCCAGAATTACCATCAGCGAATAAGAAAAGAGTGTGTCAACTTCATTAAGGCAAATAGATGCAACTTTGAGCCT TTTGTTCAAGGATCTTTTGAGAAGTATCTGGAGCGGTTGGAAGATCCTCAG GAAACCACAGGTCAAGTGGAAATAAAAGCACTGTCTTTACTCTACAG GCGGTGCTTTGTCATTTACAGGTATCCAGGTAAGCCACCAACTGAGATTGCGGAGGAGGACAACTTGCCTAAG ATTTTGCTGTGTTGCTCAAACAATGGCCACTATGACATTGTTTACCCCAAGAACTATCCAGTGGATGCTGCAGTCTGTCAGG CGCTATTGTATGAACTGTTGTATACTCATGTTCTGGGAGTTGAGGAAGAAGAGCTGCAGGTGGCGCTGGAGGGTTTCAGAGGAGGAGGACGAAGATACCGAAGCAGCCATTCTATGTGCAGTGAGGACGCAGGATACGATACCCCAGAAGACCGTCTTCAGAG AGAAGAATGGGAGTCGAGTGGTCACAGCCGTTTAGAAGACAAAACCAAAGCTGGAGCTGATGACCAGAAG GTTGCAGAAGGGTCAGGGAAACTGGCTTTGCCGTACAAGGTACTGAAGGCCTTAGAGCCAGAGCTGTATCGCAATGTGGAGTTTGACGTTTGGCAAGACAGCCGCAAAG AGCTACAGAAGACTGATTACATGGTGTTTGCTGGCAGACAGTATTTTTTAGGAGATAAGTGTCAG GTCCGCTTGGATCCAAAAGGGAAGTACTACAATGCCTTCATTCAAGAAGTAGGGACTCAGACCACTGCGGTGACTGTGTTCATCGAAGAACTTGGGGAAAA ACACCTGGTTCCCTTGACCAATCTGAAGCCTGTGAATCCTGTGCCAGCCTGGAACATCACACCAAGCAGAAAAGGAAATTCCTACAACCATCCAGAGCAGTACCCTGGAGAAATAG ACCCAGAGCTGCGTGGACGGCGACGGTACTTCAAGAAACCTCGTG GGGTACACTGTCCCGCTCCACCTCCTGCAGGTCTGGCCTATGAACATTACCGTCCCCACCATCCACCTAGACCTCCACGTGGCTATGCCCCACCCAG AAGTTCAACCCGATTCCTGAACAGGCACCATCTTATTGGACCAGACCTAGCCTATTATCCCAGTCCCAGTAAGCGTTGCTACCAGAGTTTTGATAACTACTCATTCAGGTCTCG GCGGAGTCGGCGGCAGATGCACTCTCTCAATAAAGAGTGTCTGAGCTGTGTTCCTGAGCCAGGAGAGGAAACCCAAGACATAGAGGGAAGTATCACCTTCTATGAAATTGAGGAGACTGATGAGAGTGCCTTCTCGCCAATACCA GGTCAAGCAGTCTCCAGCTCCATGGTACCAGGGGCCCCTGCTTACTGGGTCCCGAGAGTTCCCAGTCCAATTCCTCCTCCAGGCAAACAGCCCATGACATCATCAGAAGAGGACCCAGATGAGAGGAGTAATGCTGGCGACCAAG GTGATTACTCTGAGGAGTACATCTACTCTGCCGCAG AGGCAGGATATCAGAGTCCATCGGTGTATGCTGCAGCAGCAGAGTCTACCACCAATCTG ACCATTCAGGAAGGAGGGTCTCGTGCCGGGTCACCACCAGAGGGTGTCGCTACCTACAGTTACTCACAACAg GTGGTTGTGAAGTCGTCCGTCCTCTCTTCATCTCAACCAATCAACTCTGCCCCGGCTGCGATCTTCACATCAAACTCTTCCTCCTCATCCACTGGGAGCTCCCAGACACCCCCGAACCCACTGCAGCCCAACAACATCTTAACGCCTGGACAGCCACCACCGCAGGGTGTTCTGGGCAGGCCTG CAGTTCCTTGGTTTGTCAATGAGCTAGGAGAACCAGTTGCCATGGCGCCTCCTCCACCCTACTCTTATGACCCCAATGGCAGTGACCTTCCAAGAG ATTGCAAAGTGCTCCAGTACTACTATAATTTGGGGGTTCAG TGGTATCAGCAGAGTTACTGGCACTCTGTGGTGCACATGCAGCAGGTTTATCCGCAGCAGGTCGCAGAGCCTCAGTTCCAGCCGTACCCGAGCGGCGTTCCCACTGCTGACCACACGGTCCCCCAGGCCTACCACGATCCTGTCCGCATGTGCCCACATCCACAAGGAGACGTGGCCAGCAACG GCACCCCTCTGGCCATGGAAAGCCCTCCTGCGGTGGTCCCCGGCACGGTGTTCTACCCCCTGGTGCAGGAGCAGTGCGGTCAGCAGCCCCTTCACCCCCCCT
- the alg13 gene encoding putative bifunctional UDP-N-acetylglucosamine transferase and deubiquitinase ALG13 isoform X6 yields MQKALKKYFVNMDEYLASIGLYRKMMARDASCLFRAVSEQLYYSQNYHQRIRKECVNFIKANRCNFEPFVQGSFEKYLERLEDPQETTGQVEIKALSLLYRRCFVIYRYPGKPPTEIAEEDNLPKILLCCSNNGHYDIVYPKNYPVDAAVCQALLYELLYTHVLGVEEEELQVALEGFRGGGRRYRSSHSMCSEDAGYDTPEDRLQREEWESSGHSRLEDKTKAGADDQKVAEGSGKLALPYKVLKALEPELYRNVEFDVWQDSRKELQKTDYMVFAGRQYFLGDKCQVRLDPKGKYYNAFIQEVGTQTTAVTVFIEELGEKHLVPLTNLKPVNPVPAWNITPSRKGNSYNHPEQYPGEIDPELRGRRRYFKKPRGVHCPAPPPAGLAYEHYRPHHPPRPPRGYAPPSSTRFLNRHHLIGPDLAYYPSPSKRCYQSFDNYSFRSRRSRRQMHSLNKECLSCVPEPGEETQDIEGSITFYEIEETDESAFSPIPGQAVSSSMVPGAPAYWVPRVPSPIPPPGKQPMTSSEEDPDERSNAGDQGDYSEEYIYSAAEAGYQSPSVYAAAAESTTNLTIQEGGSRAGSPPEGVATYSYSQQVVVKSSVLSSSQPINSAPAAIFTSNSSSSSTGSSQTPPNPLQPNNILTPGQPPPQGVLGRPAVPWFVNELGEPVAMAPPPPYSYDPNGSDLPRDCKVLQYYYNLGVQWYQQSYWHSVVHMQQVYPQQVAEPQFQPYPSGVPTADHTVPQAYHDPVRMCPHPQGDVASNGTPLAMESPPAVVPGTVFYPLVQEQCGQQPLHPPYDPYMPVLSTTYHYLTPWTPGASPHPRIHHTTYCPSSSHPPVNYITTTPTHPTHLPHSQFV; encoded by the exons ATGCAGAAAGCCTTGAAGAAGTACTTTGTAAACATGGACGAGTATCTCGCCAGCATCGGGCTTTACCGAAAAATGATGGCCAGAGACGCGTCCTGCCTGTTTCGAGCTGTTTCTGAGCAG CTTTATTACTCCCAGAATTACCATCAGCGAATAAGAAAAGAGTGTGTCAACTTCATTAAGGCAAATAGATGCAACTTTGAGCCT TTTGTTCAAGGATCTTTTGAGAAGTATCTGGAGCGGTTGGAAGATCCTCAG GAAACCACAGGTCAAGTGGAAATAAAAGCACTGTCTTTACTCTACAG GCGGTGCTTTGTCATTTACAGGTATCCAGGTAAGCCACCAACTGAGATTGCGGAGGAGGACAACTTGCCTAAG ATTTTGCTGTGTTGCTCAAACAATGGCCACTATGACATTGTTTACCCCAAGAACTATCCAGTGGATGCTGCAGTCTGTCAGG CGCTATTGTATGAACTGTTGTATACTCATGTTCTGGGAGTTGAGGAAGAAGAGCTGCAGGTGGCGCTGGAGGGTTTCAGAGGAGGAGGACGAAGATACCGAAGCAGCCATTCTATGTGCAGTGAGGACGCAGGATACGATACCCCAGAAGACCGTCTTCAGAG AGAAGAATGGGAGTCGAGTGGTCACAGCCGTTTAGAAGACAAAACCAAAGCTGGAGCTGATGACCAGAAG GTTGCAGAAGGGTCAGGGAAACTGGCTTTGCCGTACAAGGTACTGAAGGCCTTAGAGCCAGAGCTGTATCGCAATGTGGAGTTTGACGTTTGGCAAGACAGCCGCAAAG AGCTACAGAAGACTGATTACATGGTGTTTGCTGGCAGACAGTATTTTTTAGGAGATAAGTGTCAG GTCCGCTTGGATCCAAAAGGGAAGTACTACAATGCCTTCATTCAAGAAGTAGGGACTCAGACCACTGCGGTGACTGTGTTCATCGAAGAACTTGGGGAAAA ACACCTGGTTCCCTTGACCAATCTGAAGCCTGTGAATCCTGTGCCAGCCTGGAACATCACACCAAGCAGAAAAGGAAATTCCTACAACCATCCAGAGCAGTACCCTGGAGAAATAG ACCCAGAGCTGCGTGGACGGCGACGGTACTTCAAGAAACCTCGTG GGGTACACTGTCCCGCTCCACCTCCTGCAGGTCTGGCCTATGAACATTACCGTCCCCACCATCCACCTAGACCTCCACGTGGCTATGCCCCACCCAG TTCAACCCGATTCCTGAACAGGCACCATCTTATTGGACCAGACCTAGCCTATTATCCCAGTCCCAGTAAGCGTTGCTACCAGAGTTTTGATAACTACTCATTCAGGTCTCG GCGGAGTCGGCGGCAGATGCACTCTCTCAATAAAGAGTGTCTGAGCTGTGTTCCTGAGCCAGGAGAGGAAACCCAAGACATAGAGGGAAGTATCACCTTCTATGAAATTGAGGAGACTGATGAGAGTGCCTTCTCGCCAATACCA GGTCAAGCAGTCTCCAGCTCCATGGTACCAGGGGCCCCTGCTTACTGGGTCCCGAGAGTTCCCAGTCCAATTCCTCCTCCAGGCAAACAGCCCATGACATCATCAGAAGAGGACCCAGATGAGAGGAGTAATGCTGGCGACCAAG GTGATTACTCTGAGGAGTACATCTACTCTGCCGCAG AGGCAGGATATCAGAGTCCATCGGTGTATGCTGCAGCAGCAGAGTCTACCACCAATCTG ACCATTCAGGAAGGAGGGTCTCGTGCCGGGTCACCACCAGAGGGTGTCGCTACCTACAGTTACTCACAACAg GTGGTTGTGAAGTCGTCCGTCCTCTCTTCATCTCAACCAATCAACTCTGCCCCGGCTGCGATCTTCACATCAAACTCTTCCTCCTCATCCACTGGGAGCTCCCAGACACCCCCGAACCCACTGCAGCCCAACAACATCTTAACGCCTGGACAGCCACCACCGCAGGGTGTTCTGGGCAGGCCTG CAGTTCCTTGGTTTGTCAATGAGCTAGGAGAACCAGTTGCCATGGCGCCTCCTCCACCCTACTCTTATGACCCCAATGGCAGTGACCTTCCAAGAG ATTGCAAAGTGCTCCAGTACTACTATAATTTGGGGGTTCAG TGGTATCAGCAGAGTTACTGGCACTCTGTGGTGCACATGCAGCAGGTTTATCCGCAGCAGGTCGCAGAGCCTCAGTTCCAGCCGTACCCGAGCGGCGTTCCCACTGCTGACCACACGGTCCCCCAGGCCTACCACGATCCTGTCCGCATGTGCCCACATCCACAAGGAGACGTGGCCAGCAACG GCACCCCTCTGGCCATGGAAAGCCCTCCTGCGGTGGTCCCCGGCACGGTGTTCTACCCCCTGGTGCAGGAGCAGTGCGGTCAGCAGCCCCTTCACCCCCCCT
- the alg13 gene encoding putative bifunctional UDP-N-acetylglucosamine transferase and deubiquitinase ALG13 isoform X1, whose product MQKALKKYFVNMDEYLASIGLYRKMMARDASCLFRAVSEQLYYSQNYHQRIRKECVNFIKANRCNFEPFVQGSFEKYLERLEDPQETTGQVEIKALSLLYRRCFVIYRYPGKPPTEIAEEDNLPKILLCCSNNGHYDIVYPKNYPVDAAVCQALLYELLYTHVLGVEEEELQVALEGFRGGGRRYRSSHSMCSEDAGYDTPEDRLQREEWESSGHSRLEDKTKAGADDQKVAEGSGKLALPYKVLKALEPELYRNVEFDVWQDSRKELQKTDYMVFAGRQYFLGDKCQVRLDPKGKYYNAFIQEVGTQTTAVTVFIEELGEKHLVPLTNLKPVNPVPAWNITPSRKGNSYNHPEQYPGEIDPELRGRRRYFKKPRGKEMLMAVSFSRPQPGLPPRLQPGPGNIHPVRSSGVHCPAPPPAGLAYEHYRPHHPPRPPRGYAPPRSSTRFLNRHHLIGPDLAYYPSPSKRCYQSFDNYSFRSRRSRRQMHSLNKECLSCVPEPGEETQDIEGSITFYEIEETDESAFSPIPGQAVSSSMVPGAPAYWVPRVPSPIPPPGKQPMTSSEEDPDERSNAGDQGDYSEEYIYSAAEAGYQSPSVYAAAAESTTNLTIQEGGSRAGSPPEGVATYSYSQQVVVKSSVLSSSQPINSAPAAIFTSNSSSSSTGSSQTPPNPLQPNNILTPGQPPPQGVLGRPAVPWFVNELGEPVAMAPPPPYSYDPNGSDLPRDCKVLQYYYNLGVQWYQQSYWHSVVHMQQVYPQQVAEPQFQPYPSGVPTADHTVPQAYHDPVRMCPHPQGDVASNGTPLAMESPPAVVPGTVFYPLVQEQCGQQPLHPPYDPYMPVLSTTYHYLTPWTPGASPHPRIHHTTYCPSSSHPPVNYITTTPTHPTHLPHSQFV is encoded by the exons ATGCAGAAAGCCTTGAAGAAGTACTTTGTAAACATGGACGAGTATCTCGCCAGCATCGGGCTTTACCGAAAAATGATGGCCAGAGACGCGTCCTGCCTGTTTCGAGCTGTTTCTGAGCAG CTTTATTACTCCCAGAATTACCATCAGCGAATAAGAAAAGAGTGTGTCAACTTCATTAAGGCAAATAGATGCAACTTTGAGCCT TTTGTTCAAGGATCTTTTGAGAAGTATCTGGAGCGGTTGGAAGATCCTCAG GAAACCACAGGTCAAGTGGAAATAAAAGCACTGTCTTTACTCTACAG GCGGTGCTTTGTCATTTACAGGTATCCAGGTAAGCCACCAACTGAGATTGCGGAGGAGGACAACTTGCCTAAG ATTTTGCTGTGTTGCTCAAACAATGGCCACTATGACATTGTTTACCCCAAGAACTATCCAGTGGATGCTGCAGTCTGTCAGG CGCTATTGTATGAACTGTTGTATACTCATGTTCTGGGAGTTGAGGAAGAAGAGCTGCAGGTGGCGCTGGAGGGTTTCAGAGGAGGAGGACGAAGATACCGAAGCAGCCATTCTATGTGCAGTGAGGACGCAGGATACGATACCCCAGAAGACCGTCTTCAGAG AGAAGAATGGGAGTCGAGTGGTCACAGCCGTTTAGAAGACAAAACCAAAGCTGGAGCTGATGACCAGAAG GTTGCAGAAGGGTCAGGGAAACTGGCTTTGCCGTACAAGGTACTGAAGGCCTTAGAGCCAGAGCTGTATCGCAATGTGGAGTTTGACGTTTGGCAAGACAGCCGCAAAG AGCTACAGAAGACTGATTACATGGTGTTTGCTGGCAGACAGTATTTTTTAGGAGATAAGTGTCAG GTCCGCTTGGATCCAAAAGGGAAGTACTACAATGCCTTCATTCAAGAAGTAGGGACTCAGACCACTGCGGTGACTGTGTTCATCGAAGAACTTGGGGAAAA ACACCTGGTTCCCTTGACCAATCTGAAGCCTGTGAATCCTGTGCCAGCCTGGAACATCACACCAAGCAGAAAAGGAAATTCCTACAACCATCCAGAGCAGTACCCTGGAGAAATAG ACCCAGAGCTGCGTGGACGGCGACGGTACTTCAAGAAACCTCGTGGTAAGGAGATGTTGATGGCAGTGTCTTTCAGTCGCCCTCAGCCTGGCTTACCTCCCCGTCTGCAGCCTGGGCCAGGAAACATTCATCCTGTCCGTTCTTCAGGGGTACACTGTCCCGCTCCACCTCCTGCAGGTCTGGCCTATGAACATTACCGTCCCCACCATCCACCTAGACCTCCACGTGGCTATGCCCCACCCAG AAGTTCAACCCGATTCCTGAACAGGCACCATCTTATTGGACCAGACCTAGCCTATTATCCCAGTCCCAGTAAGCGTTGCTACCAGAGTTTTGATAACTACTCATTCAGGTCTCG GCGGAGTCGGCGGCAGATGCACTCTCTCAATAAAGAGTGTCTGAGCTGTGTTCCTGAGCCAGGAGAGGAAACCCAAGACATAGAGGGAAGTATCACCTTCTATGAAATTGAGGAGACTGATGAGAGTGCCTTCTCGCCAATACCA GGTCAAGCAGTCTCCAGCTCCATGGTACCAGGGGCCCCTGCTTACTGGGTCCCGAGAGTTCCCAGTCCAATTCCTCCTCCAGGCAAACAGCCCATGACATCATCAGAAGAGGACCCAGATGAGAGGAGTAATGCTGGCGACCAAG GTGATTACTCTGAGGAGTACATCTACTCTGCCGCAG AGGCAGGATATCAGAGTCCATCGGTGTATGCTGCAGCAGCAGAGTCTACCACCAATCTG ACCATTCAGGAAGGAGGGTCTCGTGCCGGGTCACCACCAGAGGGTGTCGCTACCTACAGTTACTCACAACAg GTGGTTGTGAAGTCGTCCGTCCTCTCTTCATCTCAACCAATCAACTCTGCCCCGGCTGCGATCTTCACATCAAACTCTTCCTCCTCATCCACTGGGAGCTCCCAGACACCCCCGAACCCACTGCAGCCCAACAACATCTTAACGCCTGGACAGCCACCACCGCAGGGTGTTCTGGGCAGGCCTG CAGTTCCTTGGTTTGTCAATGAGCTAGGAGAACCAGTTGCCATGGCGCCTCCTCCACCCTACTCTTATGACCCCAATGGCAGTGACCTTCCAAGAG ATTGCAAAGTGCTCCAGTACTACTATAATTTGGGGGTTCAG TGGTATCAGCAGAGTTACTGGCACTCTGTGGTGCACATGCAGCAGGTTTATCCGCAGCAGGTCGCAGAGCCTCAGTTCCAGCCGTACCCGAGCGGCGTTCCCACTGCTGACCACACGGTCCCCCAGGCCTACCACGATCCTGTCCGCATGTGCCCACATCCACAAGGAGACGTGGCCAGCAACG GCACCCCTCTGGCCATGGAAAGCCCTCCTGCGGTGGTCCCCGGCACGGTGTTCTACCCCCTGGTGCAGGAGCAGTGCGGTCAGCAGCCCCTTCACCCCCCCT
- the alg13 gene encoding putative bifunctional UDP-N-acetylglucosamine transferase and deubiquitinase ALG13 isoform X2, protein MQKALKKYFVNMDEYLASIGLYRKMMARDASCLFRAVSEQLYYSQNYHQRIRKECVNFIKANRCNFEPFVQGSFEKYLERLEDPQETTGQVEIKALSLLYRRCFVIYRYPGKPPTEIAEEDNLPKILLCCSNNGHYDIVYPKNYPVDAAVCQALLYELLYTHVLGVEEEELQVALEGFRGGGRRYRSSHSMCSEDAGYDTPEDRLQREEWESSGHSRLEDKTKAGADDQKVAEGSGKLALPYKVLKALEPELYRNVEFDVWQDSRKELQKTDYMVFAGRQYFLGDKCQVRLDPKGKYYNAFIQEVGTQTTAVTVFIEELGEKHLVPLTNLKPVNPVPAWNITPSRKGNSYNHPEQYPGEIDPELRGRRRYFKKPRGKEMLMAVSFSRPQPGLPPRLQPGPGNIHPVRSSGVHCPAPPPAGLAYEHYRPHHPPRPPRGYAPPSSTRFLNRHHLIGPDLAYYPSPSKRCYQSFDNYSFRSRRSRRQMHSLNKECLSCVPEPGEETQDIEGSITFYEIEETDESAFSPIPGQAVSSSMVPGAPAYWVPRVPSPIPPPGKQPMTSSEEDPDERSNAGDQGDYSEEYIYSAAEAGYQSPSVYAAAAESTTNLTIQEGGSRAGSPPEGVATYSYSQQVVVKSSVLSSSQPINSAPAAIFTSNSSSSSTGSSQTPPNPLQPNNILTPGQPPPQGVLGRPAVPWFVNELGEPVAMAPPPPYSYDPNGSDLPRDCKVLQYYYNLGVQWYQQSYWHSVVHMQQVYPQQVAEPQFQPYPSGVPTADHTVPQAYHDPVRMCPHPQGDVASNGTPLAMESPPAVVPGTVFYPLVQEQCGQQPLHPPYDPYMPVLSTTYHYLTPWTPGASPHPRIHHTTYCPSSSHPPVNYITTTPTHPTHLPHSQFV, encoded by the exons ATGCAGAAAGCCTTGAAGAAGTACTTTGTAAACATGGACGAGTATCTCGCCAGCATCGGGCTTTACCGAAAAATGATGGCCAGAGACGCGTCCTGCCTGTTTCGAGCTGTTTCTGAGCAG CTTTATTACTCCCAGAATTACCATCAGCGAATAAGAAAAGAGTGTGTCAACTTCATTAAGGCAAATAGATGCAACTTTGAGCCT TTTGTTCAAGGATCTTTTGAGAAGTATCTGGAGCGGTTGGAAGATCCTCAG GAAACCACAGGTCAAGTGGAAATAAAAGCACTGTCTTTACTCTACAG GCGGTGCTTTGTCATTTACAGGTATCCAGGTAAGCCACCAACTGAGATTGCGGAGGAGGACAACTTGCCTAAG ATTTTGCTGTGTTGCTCAAACAATGGCCACTATGACATTGTTTACCCCAAGAACTATCCAGTGGATGCTGCAGTCTGTCAGG CGCTATTGTATGAACTGTTGTATACTCATGTTCTGGGAGTTGAGGAAGAAGAGCTGCAGGTGGCGCTGGAGGGTTTCAGAGGAGGAGGACGAAGATACCGAAGCAGCCATTCTATGTGCAGTGAGGACGCAGGATACGATACCCCAGAAGACCGTCTTCAGAG AGAAGAATGGGAGTCGAGTGGTCACAGCCGTTTAGAAGACAAAACCAAAGCTGGAGCTGATGACCAGAAG GTTGCAGAAGGGTCAGGGAAACTGGCTTTGCCGTACAAGGTACTGAAGGCCTTAGAGCCAGAGCTGTATCGCAATGTGGAGTTTGACGTTTGGCAAGACAGCCGCAAAG AGCTACAGAAGACTGATTACATGGTGTTTGCTGGCAGACAGTATTTTTTAGGAGATAAGTGTCAG GTCCGCTTGGATCCAAAAGGGAAGTACTACAATGCCTTCATTCAAGAAGTAGGGACTCAGACCACTGCGGTGACTGTGTTCATCGAAGAACTTGGGGAAAA ACACCTGGTTCCCTTGACCAATCTGAAGCCTGTGAATCCTGTGCCAGCCTGGAACATCACACCAAGCAGAAAAGGAAATTCCTACAACCATCCAGAGCAGTACCCTGGAGAAATAG ACCCAGAGCTGCGTGGACGGCGACGGTACTTCAAGAAACCTCGTGGTAAGGAGATGTTGATGGCAGTGTCTTTCAGTCGCCCTCAGCCTGGCTTACCTCCCCGTCTGCAGCCTGGGCCAGGAAACATTCATCCTGTCCGTTCTTCAGGGGTACACTGTCCCGCTCCACCTCCTGCAGGTCTGGCCTATGAACATTACCGTCCCCACCATCCACCTAGACCTCCACGTGGCTATGCCCCACCCAG TTCAACCCGATTCCTGAACAGGCACCATCTTATTGGACCAGACCTAGCCTATTATCCCAGTCCCAGTAAGCGTTGCTACCAGAGTTTTGATAACTACTCATTCAGGTCTCG GCGGAGTCGGCGGCAGATGCACTCTCTCAATAAAGAGTGTCTGAGCTGTGTTCCTGAGCCAGGAGAGGAAACCCAAGACATAGAGGGAAGTATCACCTTCTATGAAATTGAGGAGACTGATGAGAGTGCCTTCTCGCCAATACCA GGTCAAGCAGTCTCCAGCTCCATGGTACCAGGGGCCCCTGCTTACTGGGTCCCGAGAGTTCCCAGTCCAATTCCTCCTCCAGGCAAACAGCCCATGACATCATCAGAAGAGGACCCAGATGAGAGGAGTAATGCTGGCGACCAAG GTGATTACTCTGAGGAGTACATCTACTCTGCCGCAG AGGCAGGATATCAGAGTCCATCGGTGTATGCTGCAGCAGCAGAGTCTACCACCAATCTG ACCATTCAGGAAGGAGGGTCTCGTGCCGGGTCACCACCAGAGGGTGTCGCTACCTACAGTTACTCACAACAg GTGGTTGTGAAGTCGTCCGTCCTCTCTTCATCTCAACCAATCAACTCTGCCCCGGCTGCGATCTTCACATCAAACTCTTCCTCCTCATCCACTGGGAGCTCCCAGACACCCCCGAACCCACTGCAGCCCAACAACATCTTAACGCCTGGACAGCCACCACCGCAGGGTGTTCTGGGCAGGCCTG CAGTTCCTTGGTTTGTCAATGAGCTAGGAGAACCAGTTGCCATGGCGCCTCCTCCACCCTACTCTTATGACCCCAATGGCAGTGACCTTCCAAGAG ATTGCAAAGTGCTCCAGTACTACTATAATTTGGGGGTTCAG TGGTATCAGCAGAGTTACTGGCACTCTGTGGTGCACATGCAGCAGGTTTATCCGCAGCAGGTCGCAGAGCCTCAGTTCCAGCCGTACCCGAGCGGCGTTCCCACTGCTGACCACACGGTCCCCCAGGCCTACCACGATCCTGTCCGCATGTGCCCACATCCACAAGGAGACGTGGCCAGCAACG GCACCCCTCTGGCCATGGAAAGCCCTCCTGCGGTGGTCCCCGGCACGGTGTTCTACCCCCTGGTGCAGGAGCAGTGCGGTCAGCAGCCCCTTCACCCCCCCT